A region from the Triticum urartu cultivar G1812 chromosome 1, Tu2.1, whole genome shotgun sequence genome encodes:
- the LOC125516496 gene encoding uncharacterized protein LOC125516496, protein MSGSVVDSDGGSPPPDEPATEPRYHEIVASRLAQLELPVGSEWELAGLSNIPSREILEALTRKSFHDDESRAALVQYQIQCFLNEETQEGRDRDSQDSAVVVVAEPANDAITKQQHKSDCEKLGARMTEIETYTELDQEETNKFHLKYALYRIKACLLLKGVPVDKIDDAALERKYPPELIVKNDYFFHYVQDGFFGWYFDSELCYKKSLSDYQRLVIFNDGGLEYTRWSRYRAFYSTPDADRDYLQYWETIVKEIKWLEQYLLTNESSIEWARIHSKATFQACRIAAGFQNMTLELAAAGLHEYIWNARMDLMFEKDRDGVFYQIWKRVNDNHQLSFRDALEQVYGENLYSAHDRSMKYELNYGDSNMERVFARCTKGISDSVPEYKARELIAQEIRWTSLCSGTYEQYARKKLKIAELIGLIPKDKIGAA, encoded by the exons ATGTCTGGATCCGTCGTCGATTCCGATGGAGGCTCTCCGCCGCCCGACGAGCCTGCAACAGAGCCAAGGTACCATGAAATTGTTGCCTCGCGCCTCGCCCAATTGGAATTGCCAGTCGGCTCGGAATGGGAGCTCGCCGGTTTGTCAAACATCCCTTCCCGTGAAATCCTGGAAGCCCTTACCCGTAAATCTTTCCATGATGATGAGTCGCGAGCTGCTCTAGTACAATATCAAATCCAGTGTTTCTTGAACGAGGAGACCCAGGAGGGACGAGACAGAGATTCACAAGATTCGGCCGTCGTTGTTGTTGCTGAACCGGCCAATGATGCTATCACGAAGCAGCAACACAAAAGCGACTGTGAAAAGCTAGGGGCCCGCATGACTGAAATTGAGACTTACACCGAACTGGACCAAGAGGAGACCAACAAGTTCCATCTCAAGTATGCGCTTTATCGCATCAAAGCTTGCCTG CTGCTGAAAGGAGTGCCGGTTGACAAGATTGATGATGCTGCGTTGGAACGCAAGTACCCTCCAGAGCTTATCGTCAAGAACGACTACTTCTTTCACTACGTCCAAGATGGCTTCTTTGGTTGGTATTTTGATTCCGAACTCTGTTACAAAAAGTCCTTGAGCGACTACCAGCGGCTAGTCATTTTCAATGAT GGTGGCCTTGAGTATACAAGGTGGAGTAGATACCGAGCATTTTATAGCACCCCTGACGCTGATAGAGATTATCTCCAATACTGGGAAACAATTGTGAAGGAAATTAAA TGGCTTGAACAGTATTTGCTGACAAATGAGTCGTCTATTGAG TGGGCGCGTATACATTCAAAGGCCACATTCCAAGCATGTAGGATCGCAGCTGGGTTTCAGAACATGACTCTGGAACTAGCAGCTGCTGGTTTGCAT GAGTATATATGGAATGCACGCATGGATCTCATGTTTGAGAAAGATCGTGATGGTGTCTTCTATCAGATTTGGAAGCGGGTCAATGATAATCATCAG CTGAGTTTCAGAGATGCTCTTGAGCAAGTTTATGGTGAAAACTTGTATTCAGCACACGACCGCAGTATGAAGTATGAGCTGAATTACGGCGATTCCAACATGGAGCGTGTT TTTGCTCGGTGCACAAAAGGCATTAGTGACAGT GTTCCAGAATATAAAGCCCGTGAGCTGATTGCACAAGAAATTCGTTGGACG AGTTTGTGTTCTGGAACGTATGAGCAGTACGCCAGGAAGAAGCTGAAGATTGCAGAACTGATAGGATTAATTCCCAAGGACAAGATAGGAGCTGCGTAG